A stretch of the Panthera uncia isolate 11264 chromosome E2 unlocalized genomic scaffold, Puncia_PCG_1.0 HiC_scaffold_20, whole genome shotgun sequence genome encodes the following:
- the CTU2 gene encoding cytoplasmic tRNA 2-thiolation protein 2, with protein MCQVGEDYGDPAPEGPPPPRPGLPSRELKCVKCKEGVPVVVIRAGDAFCRDCFRAFYVHKFRAVLGKNRLIFPGEKVLLAWSGGPSSSSMVWQVLEGLSRDSAKRLRFVPGVIYVDEGAACGQSPEDRAKTVAEVKLILQTLGFPWHIVALEEVFGLSPSVLRCSAQEPVGAVGTYKVAVDSFLQQQHTLGTERSGGSPSPAQGEERLSPPGTQESQDPAGPPPAAQTEALSRLFDSVKTLTAKEEFLHTLRTHLILHVARTHGYSKVMTGDSCTRLAIKLMTSLALGRGAFLAWDTGFSDERHGDVVVVRPMRDHTLKEVAFYNRLFAVPSVFTPAIDTKAPEKASVHRLMEGFLLRLQAQFPSTVSTVYRTSEKLVKAPRDGCAAGPRCLLCMCTLDVDAADSATAFGAQTSGFSQTQPPTPWAGAPTEVGGTQDRCQGAGPCGREDSRARVIERLCYGCRANMKDVPSMDLLPPYILAEAQLRSQRASQEIQEYLVENGAEETHTGES; from the exons ATGTGCCAGGTTGGCGAGGACTACGGGGACCCGGCGCCCGAGGgaccgccgccgccgcggcctgG CCTCCCAAGCCGTGAGCTGAAGTGTGTGAAGTGCAAGGAAGGGGTACCCGTTGTGGTGATCCGAGCCGGAGACGCCTTCTGCAG GGACTGCTTCAGGGCGTTTTACGTCCACAAGTTCAGAGCCGTGCTGGGGAAGAATCGGCTCATCTTTCCAGGAGAGAAG GTGCTCCTGGCTTGGTCTGGGGGGCCTTCATCCAGCTCCATGGTCTGGCAGGTCCTTGAG gGCCTGAGTCGAGATTCTGCCAAAAGACTGCGTTTCGTGCCGGGGGTCATCTACGTGGATG AGGGAGCGGCTTGTGGGCAGAGCCCGGAGGACAGAGCAAAAACTGTGGCTGAAGTGAAGCTGATCCTGCAGACCCTCGGCTTCCCGTGGCACATTGTCGCCTTGGAGGAG GTGTTTGGTCTGTCGCCGTCGGTGCTGCGCTGCTCTGCCCAGGAGCCTGTGGGGGCCGTGGGGACCTACAAGGTGGCTGTGGATAGTTTCCTCCAGCAGCAGCACACGCTAGGGACCGAGAGGTCAGGgggcagccccagccccgcccaggGAGAGGAGCGGCTGAGCCCGCCTggcacccaggagtcccaggacCCGGCGGGGCCACCGCCAGCCGCCCAGACCGAGGCTCTGTCCCGACTGTTCGACTCCGTGAAGACGCTGACGGCCAAAGAAGAGTTTCTGCACACCCTGCG GACGCACCTGATCCTGCATGTGGCCCGGACCCATGGCTACTCCAAGGTGATGACAGGAGACAGCTGTACCCGCTTGGCCATCAAGCTCATGACCAGCCTGGCGCTGGGCAGAGGGGCCTTTCTCGCCTGGGACACG GGCTTCTCAGATGAGCGTCACGGTGACGTGGTGGTGGTGCGGCCCATGCGCGACCACACGCTGAAGGAGGTCGCTTTCTACAACCGCCTGTTTGCTGTGCCCTCCGTCTTCACCCCCGCCATCGATACCAAG GCCCCCGAAAAGGCCAGCGTCCACCGCCTGATGGAGGGCTTCCTGCTCCGGCTGCAAGCCCAGTTCCCGTCTACCGTCAGCACCGTGTACag GACGAGTGAGAAGCTGGTCAAGGCCCCCCGCGACGGCTGTGCCGCCGGCCCCCGCTGCCTGCTCTGTATGTGCACGCTGGACGTCGACGCTGCTG ATAGCGCCACGGCTTTCGGGGCCCAGACCTCCGGTTTCTCCCAGacgcagccccccaccccatgggCTGGAGCACCCACAGAGGTGGGCGGCACCCAGGACCGCTGCCAGGGGGCTGGGCCCTGCGGGAG GGAGGACTCCCGAGCCCGCGTCATCGAGCGGCTGTGCTATGGCTGCCGTGCGAACATGAAGGATGTG CCCTCCATGGACCTCCTGCCACCCTACATCTTGGCTGAGGCCCAGCTCCGCAGCCAAAG GGCCTCGCAGGAGATCCAGGAGTATCTGGTGGAGAACGGCGCTGAGGAGACGCACACCGGCGAGAGCTGA
- the RNF166 gene encoding E3 ubiquitin-protein ligase RNF166 isoform X2, with amino-acid sequence MAMFRSLVASAQQRQPPGGPAGGDSGLEAQYSCPICLEVYHRPVAIGSCGHTFCGECLQPCLQVPSPLCPLCRLPFDPKKVDKAAHVEKQLSSYKAPCRGCNKKVTLAKMRVHVSSCMKVQEQMATCPKFVPVVPTSQPIPSAVPNRSTFTCPYCGARNLDQQELLKHCVDNHRSDPNRVVCPICSAMPWGDPSYKSANFLQHLLHRHKFSYDTFVDYSIDEEAAFQAALALSLSEN; translated from the exons ATGGCGATGTTCCGCAGCCTGGTGGCTTCGGCTCAGCAGCGGCAGCCGCCGGGCGGGCCGGCCGGCGGTGACAGCGGCCTGGAGGCGCAGTACAGCTGCCCGATCTGCCTGGAGGTGTACCACCGGCCTGTGGCCATCGGCAGCTGCGGCCACAC GTTCTGCGGGGAGTGCCTCCAGCCGTGCCTGCAGGTCCCGTCCCCACTGTGCCCGCTGTGCCGCCTGCCGTTCGACCCCAAGAAGGTGGACAAGGCTGCCCACGTGGAGAAGCAGCTCTCATCCTACAAGGCGCCCTGCAGGGGCTGCAACAAGAAG GTGACGCTGGCCAAGATGAGGGTGCACGTTTCCTCCTGCATGAAGGTCCAGGAGCAAATGGCCACCTGCCCCAAATTCGTCCCCGTGGTGCCCACATCCCAGCCCATCCCCAG CGCCGTCCCCAACAGGTCCACCTTCACTTGCCCCTACTGTGGCGCCCGAAACCTGGACCAGCAGGAGCTGCTGAAGCACTGTGTGGACAACCATCGCAGCGACCCCAACCGCGTG GTGTGCCCCATCTGCTCGGCCATGCCCTGGGGGGACCCCAGCTACAAGAGCGCCAACTTCCTGCAGCACCTGCTACACCGGCACAAGTTCTCCTACGACACCTTTGTG
- the RNF166 gene encoding E3 ubiquitin-protein ligase RNF166 isoform X1, with amino-acid sequence MAMFRSLVASAQQRQPPGGPAGGDSGLEAQYSCPICLEVYHRPVAIGSCGHTQHGHLPTPGQHGQLAEKGTGPYFLMPLVTFCRRQPLDRTPFLFCGECLQPCLQVPSPLCPLCRLPFDPKKVDKAAHVEKQLSSYKAPCRGCNKKVTLAKMRVHVSSCMKVQEQMATCPKFVPVVPTSQPIPSAVPNRSTFTCPYCGARNLDQQELLKHCVDNHRSDPNRVVCPICSAMPWGDPSYKSANFLQHLLHRHKFSYDTFVDYSIDEEAAFQAALALSLSEN; translated from the exons ATGGCGATGTTCCGCAGCCTGGTGGCTTCGGCTCAGCAGCGGCAGCCGCCGGGCGGGCCGGCCGGCGGTGACAGCGGCCTGGAGGCGCAGTACAGCTGCCCGATCTGCCTGGAGGTGTACCACCGGCCTGTGGCCATCGGCAGCTGCGGCCACAC GCAGCATGGGCACCTGCCCACACCAGGACAGCACGGCCAACTTGCGGAGAAGGGCACCGGGCCTTACTTTCTCATGCCACTTGTGACATTTTGTCGGAGGCAGCCTCTGGACAGGACTCCTTTCTT GTTCTGCGGGGAGTGCCTCCAGCCGTGCCTGCAGGTCCCGTCCCCACTGTGCCCGCTGTGCCGCCTGCCGTTCGACCCCAAGAAGGTGGACAAGGCTGCCCACGTGGAGAAGCAGCTCTCATCCTACAAGGCGCCCTGCAGGGGCTGCAACAAGAAG GTGACGCTGGCCAAGATGAGGGTGCACGTTTCCTCCTGCATGAAGGTCCAGGAGCAAATGGCCACCTGCCCCAAATTCGTCCCCGTGGTGCCCACATCCCAGCCCATCCCCAG CGCCGTCCCCAACAGGTCCACCTTCACTTGCCCCTACTGTGGCGCCCGAAACCTGGACCAGCAGGAGCTGCTGAAGCACTGTGTGGACAACCATCGCAGCGACCCCAACCGCGTG GTGTGCCCCATCTGCTCGGCCATGCCCTGGGGGGACCCCAGCTACAAGAGCGCCAACTTCCTGCAGCACCTGCTACACCGGCACAAGTTCTCCTACGACACCTTTGTG